The segment GCCGAGGAGCGCCGCCGACAGATTTGCGGTCGCGATGAACGAGAGGAACGCCGTCACCGCGGTCGCCCAGACGAAGAGCGGCATGCGTGTCCACGTCATGCCAGGCGCGCGCATCTTGATGATCGTGACGAGGAAGTTCAACCCGGTGATCGTGCTCGACACGCCGATGAGGAAGATCGCCATGCACCACATGCTCGTGCCGAACGATTGCTCGAGGCTGATCGGCGGATACTCGGTCCAGCCCGCCTCGGGCGCGCCCCAGATGAAGCTGCCGAAGAGCAGGATGCCGGCGGGCGGGAACAGCCAGAAGCTGAACATGTTGAGCCACGGGAACGCGACGTCGCGCGCACCGATCTGCAGGGGCATGATGAGATTGCCGAACGCGCCGGTGAGGATCGGGATGATGACGAGCCAGACCATCGCCGAGCCGTGGACGCTGTACGCTTCGTTGTACGTCGTGGGGCTCAGCAGCGTGTTGTTCGCCGATGCGAGCTGCGCGCGCATCATCTCGGCGAGCAGTCCGGCGAGCACGAAGAACAGGCCGCTCGTGATGAAATACTGGACAGCGATGACCTTGTGGTCCTGGCTGAAGATGTACTTCTTGATGAACGTGTCGGGCGGCGGGTGGATGTGCCCGTGAGTGACGTGCGCTGTTCCGACGGCGGCTTGCATTCTTTCTCCCGGCCCTATTTCAGCGTCTTCAGGTAGGCGACGAGATCCGCGATGTCTTTCGGGCTCAGTCCGTTCAACTGCGCGTTCGGCATCTGACCCATCGGGCCTGACAGTCCATGTTCGAGGATATCGGCGACGTCCGCCGAGTTCGGCGCCTTGCCGCTCAGCAGCTTGGGATGCGCCGGGTCGTGGAAGAGGTTTGCGAGGCCCGGTCCGACTTTACGCTTATCGAACGGCGCCGCGTTGTGGCACGTCGTGCATCGCGAGTTGAAAAGCTGTTGGCCCGCAGCGGCGTCGCCCGAGGCGAGCACGGCAGCCGTCACTTCCGTCGGCGCGTGCGCCTGCTTCGTCTTCTGAGCGGCGTACCAGGCGTCGAAGTCGCTCTGCGACTGGACGTAGACGTAGCGGTCGCGCATCCCTGAGTGGCCGACTCCGCAGAACTCGGTGCAGATGATCTCGTACTTCCCGACCTTCGTCGGCGTCAACGTCATCGGCACGACCATACCCGGGATCATGTCCTGTTTCATCCGGAAGGCCGGAACCCAGAACGAGTGGATGACGTCGGTCGACGTCACGTCGATCGTCACCGCCACGTCGACCGGGAGGTGGAGCTCGTCGGGCACGGGATCGCGGAGGCCCGGATACCGGAACTCCCACGAGAATTGATGACCGATGGCTTCGATGGTCACGCTGTCGGCCGTCGCCGCGCGCGCCGTGTAGTACTGAGGGATGAGTATGTAGCTCAAGACGCCGAGCACGAGCATGAGCACCGACGGGATCGCCGTCCACCAGAACTCCAGCGTCTTGTGATCGTGGATGGACGAACCGGGCTGGTCCTTCGGCTGGCCTTTGCGGTTGCGATAGCGGACCGTGAAATAGAGCATGTAGCCGTTGACGTAGACGAGGATCGGCACGCTGAAGAACGCCATGAATTTGAAGAGCCAGTCGATCTTGACGGCGATGCCGGCTGCTTCGGGCACGTAGCGCTCGATGGGGAAGACGACGACGCCCCACATGCCAAGCGCGCTTATGACGCCCATGACGATGGTCGCTCGCCAGAACCCCGCGTCGAGCTTGTGCTCTTCGTGCCCCGTATTCACGTATCGTTCGCTCCCGCTCGCAGGTCTACCACGACGGGACGCATGCATCCTCGCACGAAATGCCGCTTATGTAGCGGCGTTGATATCGAGCCGTGCCGAAGGTGGGAGTCGAACCCACATGAGGGGTTGCCTCGCGCGATTTTGAGTCGCGTGCGTCTGCCAGTTCCGCCACTCCGGCGAGCAGGCATTTCGGTTCGGGGAATGCAGCGGCCGACCTTTTGGCGATTGATAGGGAGCGGTCGACCTTTATGGTCGACCGCAGACGACCTCGCAGTTGTTCGGCCGCGGCGGTCGAGATGAATCTCGACCGCTCCCCGGTCTTCTTATCGCGCGAACGCGCTTCTACTTCGAGAGGTGTGAGACGACCCAGTCGACCCAGCGTTTGTACACGCCTTCAGCGCCGACCGGATCGCCCGGGAAGTGCGTGTTGCGCGGATACGCGTAGAACTGGACGTCGACGCCCTGATCGTGCAGGGCATTGTACCACAGGTATGAGTTGTAGATCGGCACGTTCGGGTCGCCGACGTCGCCCATGATAAGCGTCGGCGCCTTCACGTTCTGGACTGCGCTGAGCGGCGACTGGTCGCGCCAGATATCCCACCCGTTGTTCTTCCACGGGCTCGAGCCTTGACCGAAGAAATCGGCGTCGCCCTTCTGATAGAACGCGATCGTGTAATCGGCGACCCAGTCGGTGAGCGCCGCTCCGGACATCGCGCACTTCCACACGTCGTAGTGGCTCTCGAGCCACGTCGTCATGTAGCCGCCGTACGACCAGCCGGTGACACACATGCGCGACGTGTCGATGACCCCCGCCTTGTCGAGCGTCGCGACGCCGGCCATGGCGTCTTTGCCCGGCCCGACGCCGGTGTCGCGGTAGATCGCGTGCTGATACGCATCGCCGAGGTTCGTGCTGCCGCGATAGTTCGGCTCGAAGACGACGATGCCATGCGCGGCGATGAGCTGCGCCAGCGAGTTGAAACCGAGCTGCGACGCCCCTTGCGGACCGCCGTGCACTTCGAGCGCGAGCGGATAACGCCGGCCCGCGACATAGCCCGGAGGCAGCGTCACGATGCCGTCTTCCTTGAAGCCGCCGGGCCCCGTCCAGCGGACCTCGCGCATCTCGCCGAGCTGGAGCTTCGAGAACGATGCGTTGTAGTGCGTCAGCGGCCGCGCCGCCGACGTCGGCGACGGTGCGTAGTAGATCTCCGACGGCTCGTAGGGCGTCGTGCCGACGAACGCCACAGCGCCGTGTGAGCCGATCGTCGCGTCGCCGACGAAGGTCGCTCCGCCGAGGCGGTATTGGCTCGGTGCACCGACGAGCGGCGAATACCAGACGTCATTGACCGCGCCGTCCTCGCCCGAATACACGATCGCCGAACCGTCGGGCGTCCACGCGGCGAAATCCACCGCATGCTCTTGGCCGCCGATCACGCGGCCCGGACCGCCCGCTGACGACGTCAGCGACAAGTATGGATTGCTGTTGAAAGCGCCGTGCGGGAAAAAGACGACCGCCAAGTCGTCGCCGCGCGGCGAGAACGTCGGCGCTCCCGAGTACGGCCGTTGGCCGGGCAAGTCGTGAACGGCACCCGTCTTCGCGTCGACGAGGGCGACGACCGCGCTGTCGCTGTCCCCGACCACCGCGTTGGGCAGCTTCTCGATCGCGATCGTCTTGCCGTCGGCCGACCACGACAGTGCTGCGCCGGGTCCGCCCTGCGTCGTGGAGAGGCTCCACGAACCCGACGTCAAGCGGTGCGCCGCGCCGCCGGAGGCGCTTACCGTCCAGAGATGTGATGGAACGGGCGCCTCGGTCTGCTTGTAGTCGAGGTCGCCGACGTCGAACGTGTCGAAGTGGGCATCGAGCTGCTTCTTGTTCTTCGGCGAGTCTTGCGTGACGAAGGCGAACGCCTTGCCGTCCGGCCGCCACGTGAACTCGTCGACGCCGTTGTCGACTTTGGTCACTTGAAGCGGATCGCCCCCGTCGAGCGGCATGACGAATATCTGCGACTGCGCGTTGTCGGACGGTCCAGCATCGGCTACGAACGCGATCCGGTCGCCGGTCGGCGACCAACGCGGCGAGTCGACGCCGGTCCGGTCGTACGTCAGCGGCCTGATCGCGCCCGACGCGACGTCGAGCAGCATGAGCTGCGAGTGGCGATCGTCTTTCACGAAGTCCAGCGTCGACTTCATGAAAGCGATGCGTTTGCCGTCGGGCGATAGCTGCGGCTGCGAAAGGCCGACTTCGTTGCGCAGAGCGGCCTGGTCCAGCAGGCGCGCGTGAGCCGGCGCCGACG is part of the Candidatus Eremiobacteraceae bacterium genome and harbors:
- the coxB gene encoding cytochrome c oxidase subunit II; this translates as MNTGHEEHKLDAGFWRATIVMGVISALGMWGVVVFPIERYVPEAAGIAVKIDWLFKFMAFFSVPILVYVNGYMLYFTVRYRNRKGQPKDQPGSSIHDHKTLEFWWTAIPSVLMLVLGVLSYILIPQYYTARAATADSVTIEAIGHQFSWEFRYPGLRDPVPDELHLPVDVAVTIDVTSTDVIHSFWVPAFRMKQDMIPGMVVPMTLTPTKVGKYEIICTEFCGVGHSGMRDRYVYVQSQSDFDAWYAAQKTKQAHAPTEVTAAVLASGDAAAGQQLFNSRCTTCHNAAPFDKRKVGPGLANLFHDPAHPKLLSGKAPNSADVADILEHGLSGPMGQMPNAQLNGLSPKDIADLVAYLKTLK
- a CDS encoding S9 family peptidase, with the protein product MRRATIATIAAAAVLGFALGSSAPAHARLLDQAALRNEVGLSQPQLSPDGKRIAFMKSTLDFVKDDRHSQLMLLDVASGAIRPLTYDRTGVDSPRWSPTGDRIAFVADAGPSDNAQSQIFVMPLDGGDPLQVTKVDNGVDEFTWRPDGKAFAFVTQDSPKNKKQLDAHFDTFDVGDLDYKQTEAPVPSHLWTVSASGGAAHRLTSGSWSLSTTQGGPGAALSWSADGKTIAIEKLPNAVVGDSDSAVVALVDAKTGAVHDLPGQRPYSGAPTFSPRGDDLAVVFFPHGAFNSNPYLSLTSSAGGPGRVIGGQEHAVDFAAWTPDGSAIVYSGEDGAVNDVWYSPLVGAPSQYRLGGATFVGDATIGSHGAVAFVGTTPYEPSEIYYAPSPTSAARPLTHYNASFSKLQLGEMREVRWTGPGGFKEDGIVTLPPGYVAGRRYPLALEVHGGPQGASQLGFNSLAQLIAAHGIVVFEPNYRGSTNLGDAYQHAIYRDTGVGPGKDAMAGVATLDKAGVIDTSRMCVTGWSYGGYMTTWLESHYDVWKCAMSGAALTDWVADYTIAFYQKGDADFFGQGSSPWKNNGWDIWRDQSPLSAVQNVKAPTLIMGDVGDPNVPIYNSYLWYNALHDQGVDVQFYAYPRNTHFPGDPVGAEGVYKRWVDWVVSHLSK